The Micropterus dolomieu isolate WLL.071019.BEF.003 ecotype Adirondacks linkage group LG20, ASM2129224v1, whole genome shotgun sequence genome has a segment encoding these proteins:
- the terb2 gene encoding telomere repeats-binding bouquet formation protein 2 yields MFGNKSAWFSSSVPQACHNFWISESGTIAGWRTADYLFSKDATCADTLRIFESKDYLWNKVAVFHSLFLSACEKRQSVKSVCIGHYVLPPASVQDEVRNVVGRLIWECEEEQSLAQGSCKSFRCQTEDEYSEVSRSDSEAFHSDSSESEAPLCGHLQDYPVSNMLTGYVSMDNLQKYSGDLCDFHLGCFQCSNCKAHCCLPHTKANMQ; encoded by the exons ATGTTTGGGAATAAGTCTGCCTGGTTTTCAAGCAGTGTCCCACAGGCATGTCACAATTTTTGGA TATCGGAAAGTGGAACCATTGCTGGTTGGAGAACAGCCGATTACCTTTTCAGTAAGGATGCTACATGTGCTGATACTCTCAG GATATTTGAGAGCAAAGATTACCTTTGGAACAAGGTGGCAGTGtttcacagcttgtttctgtCCGCCTGTGAGAAGCGCCAGAGTGTCAAGTCTGTGTGCATTGGTCATTATGTGCTGCCTCCAGCCTCAGTACAGGACG AGGTCAGAAACGTGGTTGGGAGGTTGATTTGGGAGTGTGAAGAGGAGCAATCACTAGCACAG GGTTCCTGTAAGAGTTTCAGGTGCCAGACAGAAGATGAGTACAGTGAAGTCAGCAGAAGCGA TTCTGAAGCATTTCACTCAGACTCGTCAGAAAGTGAAGCCCCTCTATGTGGTCATTTGCAAGATTACCCAGTTAGCAACATGCTTACAG GTTACGTCAGCATGGACAACCTGCAGAAATATTCAGGCGATCTGTGTGATTTCCACCTCGGTTGTTTCCAATGCTCCAACTGTAAAGCCCACTGCTGCTTGCCGCACACAAAAGCCAACATGCAATAA